From one Rhodamnia argentea isolate NSW1041297 chromosome 1, ASM2092103v1, whole genome shotgun sequence genomic stretch:
- the LOC115756726 gene encoding bifunctional 3-dehydroquinate dehydratase/shikimate dehydrogenase, chloroplastic-like — MGGNGVLVCAPLECETLEGMLAAMDKAKAQGADLVELRVDAMSFGLVSEVEELIRRRTLPAIVSFRLNSARAAQKHNDKTTCLRVLRLALELDVEFVEMEHEVVSHFDIDELMDKRSSSKIIVSRYLNGEKPSKEKLGNFIASMQSSGADVIKLLVEVDYITDLAPIFQLLTSCQVPLIATTVGDRGLISQLLGPKFGGFLAYGSLEGAIPGLPTLTSLKQVYKIEHMNADTKVFGLISNPVGHSKGPLLHNPSFRHVGFNGIYVPMLVDDIEEFFKVYTSQDFAGFSVGIPHKEAAVACCDEVHPLAKSIGAVNTIVRRPTDGKLIGYNTDCEASITAIEDALRERHAANEEARAMDSSPIAGKAFVLVGAGGAGRALAFGAKSRGARVFVFNRNFKRAKALANAVSGEAVRYEHLDTFCPEQGMILANASVVGMEPHTDKSPVSKEVLGAYELVFDAVYTPRNTKLLQEAAQAGAVVVSGMEMFIRQALNQFRLFTSGLAPEEFMRKLVLEQF; from the exons ATGGGCGGGAATGGCGTGTTGGTGTGCGCTCCGCTGGAGTGCGAGACCCTGGAAGGGATGCTGGCCGCCATGGACAAGGCCAAGGCGCAAGGCGCGGACCTCGTCGAGCTCCGCGTGGACGCCATGTCCTTCGGCCTCGTGTCCGAGGTGGAGGAGCTCATCCGGCGGCGGACACTCCCGGCCATAGTCTCTTTCAG GTTGAATTCCGCTAGAGCTGCCCAGAAGCACAATGACAAGACCACTTGCCTGCGAGTGCTCCGGTTGGCGCTCGAATTGGACGTCGAGTTCGTCGAGATGGAACATGAG GTGGTTTCTCACTTCGACATCGACGAACTGATGGACAAGCGGTCGAGCAGCAAGATAATCGTGTCCAGATACTTGAACGGCGAGAAACCATCAAAGGAGAAGCTGGGGAACTTCATCGCGTCGATGCAGTCCTCCGGAGCCGATGTCATTAAGCTCCTTGTCGAGGTGGATTACATCACTGATTTAGCGCCGATTTTCCAGCTGCTCACCAGTTGCCAG GTTCCGCTAATTGCCACCACAGTCGGCGACAGAGGGCTCATAAGCCAGTTGCTGGGGCCGAAGTTCGGCGGCTTCTTGGCGTATGGGTCGCTGGAAGGAGCAATTCCCGGTCTGCCGACGCTGACTAGCCTCAAGCAAGTGTACAAGATTGAGCACATGAATGCGGACACCAAGGTCTTCGGCCTCATATCGAACCCAGTCGGGCACAGCAAAGGGCCGCTCCTCCACAACCCGAGCTTCCGACATGTCGGGTTCAACGGTATCTACGTCCCTATGCTTGTTGATGACATCGAGGAGTTCTTCAAGGTCTATACCAGTCAAGATTTCGCAGGCTTCAG TGTGGGAATTCCACATAAGGAAGCAGCAGTTGCTTGCTGTGATGAAGTCCATCCACTAGCTAAG TCCATTGGAGCTGTGAACACTATAGTAAGAAGGCCTACTGATGGGAAGCTGATTGGGTACAACACAGATTGTGAGGCTTCAATCACTGCTATAGAGGATGCTCTGAGAG AAAGGCATGCTGCTAATGAGGAAGCCAGAGCAATGGACAGCTCTCCAATTGCAGGGAAAGCATTTGTATTGGTGGGAGCTGGAGGAGCCGGAAGAGCTTTGGCCTTCGGCGCCAAGAGTCGCGGGGCCCGAGTCTTCGTCTTCAACCGCAATTTCA agagagcaaaagccCTAGCCAACGCGGTTTCGGGAGAAGCCGTCAGGTACGAACACTTGGACACATTCTGCCCCGAGCAAGGGATGATCCTTGCGAATGCGTCCGTGGTCGGGATGGAGCCGCACACCGATAAGAGCCCTGTTTCCAAG GAGGTGTTGGGAGCATATGAGCTGGTGTTTGATGCAGTATACACACCAAGGAACACAAAGCTGTTGCAAGAGGCAGCCCAAGCAGGGGCCGTTGTGGTCAGTGGTATGGAGATGTTCATCAGACAGGCCCTTAATCAATTCAGACTCTTCACCAGTGGCTTAG CTCCGGAGGAGTTCATGCGCAAGCTTGTGTTGGAACAATTCTAG
- the LOC115756730 gene encoding mitochondrial substrate carrier family protein ucpB isoform X1, whose product MVGTSPSGSSSLSGSSRQDKSQKWRVSLSDVAYHFGTSGLSVAVATAVTHPLDVLKVRLQMQLVGQRGQLTGMGQVFIQVVKNEGPHSLYLGMTPALTRSLLYGGLRLGLYEPSKYVCDQAFGSSNIFVKIASGAFSGAIATAMTNPVEVIKVRLQMNSGLTKLGPVGEMRKIVSEEGVKALWKGVGPAMTRAATLTASQLATYDESKQILRRLTPLEEGFNLHLSSSIVAGMVSTLMTAPVDMVKTRLMLQRESETVGRYKNGFHCAYQVIRTEGFRALYKGGFAIFARLGPQTTITFVLCEKLREVTGLKAL is encoded by the exons ATGGTCGGCACTTCGCCTTCTGGTTCGTCTTCGCTTTCAg GTTCTTCGAGGCAAGACAAGAGTCAGAAATGGCGGGTGTCGCTGTCGGATGTCGCATATCACTTTGGCACCAGTGGGCTCTCTGTTGCGGTTGCCACTGCGGTGACCCACCCCTTAG ATGTGCTCAAAGTGAGGCTACAAATGCAACTTGTTGGCCAGAGAGGTCAGTTGACTGGAATG GGCCAAGTATTCATTCAAgtggtgaagaatgaagggccACATTCGTTGTATCTTGGAATGACGCCTGCACTAACACGATCCCTTCTTTATGGGGGCCTCCGCTTGGGCTTATATGAACCCTCTAAGTATGTCTGTGATCAGGCATTTGGGTCCTCCAATATATTTGTTAAAATAGCATCTGGAGCATTTTCAGGGGCTATTGCGACAGCAATGACCAACCCAGTTGAAGTCATAAAG GTGCGGTTACAAATGAATTCAGGTTTGACAAAACTTGGGCCAGTTGGAGAAATGCGCAAGATCGTGTCCGAAGAGGGAGTAAAAGCTCTCTGGAAAGGGGTTGGCCCTGCTATGACTAGAGCTGCTACTTTGACTGCATCACAGCTGGCAACATATGACGAATCCAAGCAG ATTTTGAGGAGATTGACACctcttgaggaaggatttaatcTACATCTGAG CTCAAGCATAGTTGCAGGCATGGTGAGTACTCTCATGACAGCGCCAGTGGACATGGTTAAGACCCGTCTGATGTTGCAACGAGAATCTGAGACTGTGGGGAGATACAAAAACGGATTTCATTGTGCATATCAG GTCATTCGTACAGAAGGCTTTAGGGCTTTATACAAAGG GGGATTTGCAATCTTTGCGAGATTAGGTCCTCAAACCACAATTACCTTTGTACTTTGTGAGAAGCTGAGGGAGGTCACTGGACTAAAGGCACTTTAG
- the LOC115756730 gene encoding mitochondrial substrate carrier family protein ucpB isoform X2 yields the protein MQLVGQRGQLTGMGQVFIQVVKNEGPHSLYLGMTPALTRSLLYGGLRLGLYEPSKYVCDQAFGSSNIFVKIASGAFSGAIATAMTNPVEVIKVRLQMNSGLTKLGPVGEMRKIVSEEGVKALWKGVGPAMTRAATLTASQLATYDESKQILRRLTPLEEGFNLHLSSSIVAGMVSTLMTAPVDMVKTRLMLQRESETVGRYKNGFHCAYQVIRTEGFRALYKGGFAIFARLGPQTTITFVLCEKLREVTGLKAL from the exons ATGCAACTTGTTGGCCAGAGAGGTCAGTTGACTGGAATG GGCCAAGTATTCATTCAAgtggtgaagaatgaagggccACATTCGTTGTATCTTGGAATGACGCCTGCACTAACACGATCCCTTCTTTATGGGGGCCTCCGCTTGGGCTTATATGAACCCTCTAAGTATGTCTGTGATCAGGCATTTGGGTCCTCCAATATATTTGTTAAAATAGCATCTGGAGCATTTTCAGGGGCTATTGCGACAGCAATGACCAACCCAGTTGAAGTCATAAAG GTGCGGTTACAAATGAATTCAGGTTTGACAAAACTTGGGCCAGTTGGAGAAATGCGCAAGATCGTGTCCGAAGAGGGAGTAAAAGCTCTCTGGAAAGGGGTTGGCCCTGCTATGACTAGAGCTGCTACTTTGACTGCATCACAGCTGGCAACATATGACGAATCCAAGCAG ATTTTGAGGAGATTGACACctcttgaggaaggatttaatcTACATCTGAG CTCAAGCATAGTTGCAGGCATGGTGAGTACTCTCATGACAGCGCCAGTGGACATGGTTAAGACCCGTCTGATGTTGCAACGAGAATCTGAGACTGTGGGGAGATACAAAAACGGATTTCATTGTGCATATCAG GTCATTCGTACAGAAGGCTTTAGGGCTTTATACAAAGG GGGATTTGCAATCTTTGCGAGATTAGGTCCTCAAACCACAATTACCTTTGTACTTTGTGAGAAGCTGAGGGAGGTCACTGGACTAAAGGCACTTTAG